In the Ruminococcus sp. OA3 genome, one interval contains:
- a CDS encoding LacI family DNA-binding transcriptional regulator: MAVTLQEIAERAGVSRGTVDRALNNRGRIRPEVADRIRQIAEEMGYRPNRAGKALAMARRSICIGVVLQEVETMFMRGILEGIEAAKEELGHLGASVVLKEIKGLNTKAVIDAMEELRSQNVHAIAMNPSMNRRTKETIDRFAGEYGIPIVTFNTDLEDCSRLCYIGQNTYECGRAAAGLMGEIIGGYGEVGVITGYEANPSLNKRVEGFRDEIAARFTDIKIVGVQYAYNSDAIAEDITRELVERHPEIKGLFLTVNVEQGVCAALEKEGIIGRVKIISNDLNENNRKLLCDGNIAFVLEQNARVQGYEPIMVLFHLVFDGEKPQDEFQYTDLTIRTRYNLPPG, encoded by the coding sequence ATGGCAGTGACATTACAGGAAATTGCAGAACGAGCCGGAGTATCCCGGGGGACAGTTGACCGTGCGCTGAACAACAGGGGACGGATACGTCCTGAGGTGGCAGACCGTATCCGGCAGATTGCGGAAGAAATGGGGTATCGGCCGAACCGTGCGGGCAAGGCACTCGCCATGGCAAGACGCTCTATCTGCATCGGAGTTGTTCTTCAGGAAGTGGAGACGATGTTCATGCGGGGGATTCTTGAGGGCATAGAAGCGGCAAAGGAAGAACTGGGACACCTTGGGGCTTCCGTGGTCCTGAAAGAAATTAAAGGCTTGAACACAAAGGCGGTCATAGATGCGATGGAGGAGCTCCGGTCACAGAATGTACATGCGATTGCAATGAATCCATCCATGAACAGGAGGACAAAAGAGACGATTGACCGGTTTGCTGGTGAATATGGTATTCCGATCGTTACATTTAATACTGATCTTGAAGACTGCAGCCGTCTCTGTTATATTGGTCAGAATACCTACGAGTGCGGACGGGCAGCTGCCGGCCTGATGGGAGAAATCATTGGCGGGTACGGAGAAGTAGGAGTTATCACAGGCTATGAGGCGAATCCCAGCCTGAACAAGCGGGTGGAGGGGTTTCGAGATGAGATTGCTGCCCGCTTTACTGATATAAAGATTGTTGGTGTACAGTATGCGTACAACAGTGATGCTATTGCTGAGGATATTACCAGAGAGCTGGTGGAACGCCACCCGGAGATCAAGGGTCTGTTCCTGACAGTAAATGTGGAGCAGGGAGTCTGTGCGGCACTGGAAAAAGAGGGCATCATCGGCAGAGTGAAAATCATTTCCAATGACTTAAATGAGAACAACAGAAAACTGCTGTGTGACGGAAATATAGCATTTGTACTGGAGCAAAATGCAAGAGTTCAGGGCTATGAACCGATCATGGTACTGTTTCATCTGGTGTTTGACGGGGAGAAACCGCAGGATGAATTTCAATATACGGACCTTACGATCCGAACCAGATATAATCTGCCGCCTGGATAA
- a CDS encoding Gfo/Idh/MocA family oxidoreductase produces MLKVGVVGCGMIGQEHIRRLSKKLQGVQVVAVSDVFEEGARKAGGICGAKVYTDGADLVADPEVEAVVVTSPGFAHKETVLQAIAAGKRIFSEKPLATTAADCKEIVDAEMASGKHLVQVGFNRRYDKGYHQLKEVLESGKYGEPLMAHCTHRNPVVADTYTTEMAVHDTLIHEIDVMHWLIDDEYESAQVIFNKRTKNALPHLADPQFMIFRTKGGMTIDVEVFVNCKFGYDINCEVVCEEGTVKLAAPATPIIRSDANVATGIETSWINRFIESYDTELQDWVNAAAEGIINGPTAWDGYVAAVTADAFVRAQKSGQVEPIVTGEKPEFYR; encoded by the coding sequence ATGTTAAAAGTTGGAGTTGTAGGCTGTGGGATGATCGGTCAGGAGCATATCAGGCGACTGAGCAAAAAGCTGCAGGGCGTACAGGTTGTCGCTGTGTCCGATGTGTTTGAAGAGGGTGCAAGAAAGGCTGGCGGGATCTGCGGAGCAAAAGTATATACGGACGGGGCTGACCTCGTAGCGGACCCGGAAGTAGAAGCAGTGGTAGTTACTTCACCGGGATTTGCGCACAAGGAAACCGTGCTTCAGGCTATTGCAGCGGGAAAAAGAATATTTTCAGAAAAGCCGCTTGCTACGACGGCGGCGGATTGTAAAGAAATCGTAGATGCTGAGATGGCATCCGGAAAACATCTGGTACAGGTAGGTTTTAACCGCCGATACGATAAAGGCTATCATCAGCTTAAAGAGGTGCTGGAATCCGGAAAATATGGAGAACCGCTGATGGCGCACTGCACACATCGTAATCCTGTAGTGGCTGATACATACACAACAGAAATGGCTGTACATGATACGCTGATCCATGAAATCGATGTGATGCACTGGCTCATTGACGACGAGTATGAGTCAGCACAGGTTATCTTTAACAAGAGAACAAAGAATGCACTGCCGCATCTTGCAGATCCGCAGTTTATGATTTTCCGGACCAAAGGCGGCATGACGATCGATGTTGAAGTATTTGTAAACTGTAAATTCGGATATGACATCAATTGTGAAGTTGTCTGCGAAGAAGGGACTGTGAAGCTGGCTGCACCGGCGACACCGATCATCAGGAGCGATGCGAATGTCGCAACCGGTATTGAGACGAGCTGGATCAACCGTTTTATCGAATCATACGATACGGAGCTTCAGGACTGGGTGAACGCTGCAGCTGAGGGCATCATCAATGGACCCACAGCGTGGGACGGCTACGTTGCAGCGGTGACGGCAGATGCGTTTGTCAGGGCGCAGAAGAGTGGTCAGGTTGAGCCGATCGTCACAGGAGAAAAACCGGAATTTTACCGCTGA
- a CDS encoding sugar phosphate isomerase/epimerase family protein codes for MKIGFNEATALKCQGQSLMADLEMCEKYGFDYFEIRYDCIAKYIQEGHTLEELGVWFKNHNIKPWAYNTLEFFNQLDPFQTLAMDWHLDWIKEVCEAIGMKMLIAVPSFNVGLDKSVNDIKKEAAARLRYIAEKMGPDIRVSLEFCGVPTCSVNQFQTAYDVVEEVGLPNVGVTLDTFHFHEMGSSLEALKKADPKKIFVYHLNDCEDLPIGSCGDDKRLWPGEGVVDHESIAAALNEIGFDGVCTIEEFRPEYYAMNHEENIRKAAEVTKEFVAKYFNK; via the coding sequence ATGAAGATTGGTTTTAATGAAGCAACAGCTTTGAAGTGTCAAGGACAGTCTTTGATGGCAGACCTGGAGATGTGCGAGAAATACGGTTTTGATTACTTTGAAATCCGCTACGACTGCATCGCAAAATATATTCAGGAAGGCCATACACTGGAAGAGCTGGGAGTGTGGTTTAAAAACCATAACATCAAACCATGGGCTTACAATACACTGGAATTCTTTAACCAGCTGGATCCATTCCAGACTCTGGCCATGGACTGGCACCTTGACTGGATCAAGGAAGTGTGTGAAGCAATCGGGATGAAGATGCTGATCGCTGTTCCGTCCTTCAACGTAGGACTGGACAAGAGCGTAAATGATATCAAAAAAGAAGCAGCAGCGAGACTGCGTTACATCGCTGAGAAAATGGGTCCGGACATCCGCGTATCCCTGGAGTTCTGCGGTGTGCCGACATGTTCGGTCAATCAGTTCCAGACAGCATACGATGTGGTGGAAGAAGTAGGACTTCCCAATGTAGGTGTAACGCTGGATACCTTCCATTTCCATGAAATGGGATCCAGCCTGGAAGCGCTGAAAAAGGCTGATCCGAAGAAGATCTTCGTATACCATCTGAATGACTGTGAAGACCTGCCGATCGGATCCTGCGGCGATGACAAACGTCTGTGGCCGGGTGAGGGTGTTGTGGATCACGAGTCTATCGCAGCTGCACTGAATGAGATTGGATTTGACGGCGTTTGTACGATCGAAGAGTTCCGTCCGGAATACTACGCGATGAATCACGAGGAGAATATCAGGAAAGCGGCTGAAGTGACAAAGGAATTTGTGGCAAAATATTTTAACAAATAA
- the iolE gene encoding myo-inosose-2 dehydratase, producing MLDKNKVSLGIAPIGWTNDDMPDLGAENTFQQCVSEMALAGFTGCEIGNKYPTDPDELNKALKLRGMTICNSWFSSFLVTQPYEEVEKEFVAKLDFLKAVGSKVIGVSEQSYSIQGMMDQPVWEGKHVMNDDEWKLLVDGLNKLGKIAREKDMYLTFHHHMGTVVQTEEEIDRFMDSVDPEYVFLLFDSGHCTFAGIDPVKVLGKYIDRTRHIHLKDVRKEMAEKSKAERWSFLKGVRNGVFTVPGDGDVDFAPLFDIIEKSDYEGYVLVEAEQDPAVANPLEYAIKARKYIAEKTGL from the coding sequence ATGTTAGATAAGAATAAAGTTTCATTAGGAATTGCACCGATTGGTTGGACGAACGATGATATGCCGGATTTAGGAGCAGAGAATACATTCCAGCAGTGCGTCAGTGAAATGGCTCTGGCAGGATTCACGGGATGCGAGATCGGTAATAAATACCCGACAGATCCGGACGAGCTTAACAAAGCTCTGAAATTAAGAGGAATGACCATCTGTAATTCCTGGTTCTCTTCTTTTCTTGTAACACAGCCATACGAAGAAGTTGAAAAAGAATTTGTTGCAAAACTTGATTTCCTGAAAGCAGTAGGCTCTAAGGTGATTGGTGTATCTGAGCAGAGCTACAGCATCCAGGGTATGATGGACCAGCCTGTATGGGAAGGCAAACACGTAATGAACGATGACGAGTGGAAACTTCTTGTTGACGGTCTGAACAAACTGGGCAAGATCGCAAGAGAAAAAGATATGTATCTGACATTCCACCATCATATGGGAACAGTTGTACAGACAGAGGAAGAAATTGATCGTTTCATGGACAGCGTTGATCCTGAATATGTATTCCTGTTGTTTGACAGCGGACATTGTACATTTGCAGGCATCGATCCTGTAAAAGTACTTGGAAAATACATTGACAGAACCAGACATATCCATCTGAAAGATGTTCGTAAAGAGATGGCGGAGAAATCCAAGGCTGAGCGTTGGAGTTTCCTGAAAGGTGTGCGTAACGGAGTATTTACTGTACCTGGTGATGGAGATGTTGATTTTGCACCGTTGTTTGACATTATTGAGAAATCTGACTACGAAGGATATGTACTTGTAGAAGCAGAGCAGGATCCGGCTGTTGCAAATCCGCTGGAATATGCGATTAAAGCAAGAAAATACATTGCTGAGAAAACAGGCTTATAA
- a CDS encoding helix-turn-helix transcriptional regulator, with translation MQSRIQDLRKERRITQNELADAVDVTRQTIISLESGRYKASLVLAHKIAQYFDMKIEDIFIFDLEEENL, from the coding sequence GTGCAGAGCAGGATTCAGGATTTGCGCAAGGAACGCAGGATTACACAGAATGAACTGGCTGATGCAGTGGACGTTACAAGGCAGACGATCATATCACTGGAGAGCGGCAGGTATAAGGCCTCGCTTGTGCTGGCACATAAGATTGCACAGTATTTTGATATGAAGATTGAGGACATTTTTATTTTTGATTTGGAGGAGGAGAATTTATGA
- a CDS encoding DUF5050 domain-containing protein, protein MLKRMGTAVLTAALVFSMTVSALAEGLNPDGQGAVLTGEAEQEEMPDTGMEDTELEVPGQEDTDDEVTTPPEEGTSEAGVEEITGEPLPEEDADFAEPQETLPEVLPQAEELPEAVSEGVQPRASASDKKGWASANGKIYYYKNGKKVTGWQTIGGQVFYFIRGGTSISKGGLLLGWQTIGENTYYFQQQGVYGRKGRMLTGFQNISGKRFYFQRAGVYGRKGRVLLGWQTIGSKKYYFQKAGSKGSKGAMVRGVQTIGGAKYRFASDGHLIGKAGVLGNTASNMLWGGTACYSGGWVYYGWREGIYRVRQDGSDKKALKTVKNRNGFSNLNICNGKLYMVYDKAYGTGGSSRYICSMNLDGSGFREITRGGELASADGWLYFTTYKTDNYGFDLQPTGIYKMKLDGSSRKKICTAEANTWVRDITTDGQYVFYHKGGYSRYTLCRVSVDGGAVKTIAGAQLLALEKGKIYYYNRSHGSVCSRTTLFGSFSTLFYVSGNEQIKGANADANYLYAGVYKNGIYRYSLKSGTLQRIRSYRNYGGEFYNAGNVFLMDENIPYNGSQSYNFELCLMDKNGKWIKSLHKFFRS, encoded by the coding sequence ATGTTAAAACGTATGGGAACAGCAGTGCTGACGGCAGCGCTGGTCTTCAGCATGACGGTATCTGCTCTTGCAGAAGGGTTGAATCCTGATGGGCAAGGAGCAGTGCTGACGGGGGAAGCCGAGCAGGAGGAGATGCCGGATACCGGAATGGAGGATACAGAGCTGGAGGTGCCTGGTCAGGAGGATACAGACGATGAGGTGACAACTCCGCCCGAAGAGGGGACTTCAGAAGCGGGAGTTGAAGAAATAACCGGAGAACCGCTTCCGGAAGAGGATGCGGATTTTGCTGAACCGCAAGAGACTCTGCCGGAGGTTCTGCCGCAGGCGGAGGAGCTTCCGGAAGCTGTATCTGAAGGCGTACAGCCAAGGGCGTCTGCCAGTGATAAGAAGGGCTGGGCAAGCGCAAACGGGAAAATCTATTATTATAAAAACGGAAAAAAGGTGACAGGCTGGCAGACGATCGGAGGACAGGTCTTCTACTTTATCCGCGGCGGAACGAGTATATCGAAAGGCGGGCTGCTGCTCGGCTGGCAGACCATTGGTGAGAATACTTATTATTTTCAGCAGCAGGGAGTATATGGAAGAAAAGGAAGGATGCTGACCGGTTTTCAGAACATTTCCGGAAAACGTTTCTACTTTCAGCGTGCCGGTGTCTACGGAAGAAAAGGAAGAGTGCTGTTGGGCTGGCAGACGATTGGTTCGAAGAAGTATTATTTCCAGAAGGCCGGAAGCAAAGGATCAAAAGGAGCCATGGTCAGGGGCGTTCAAACCATCGGAGGAGCTAAATACAGGTTTGCGAGTGACGGGCACCTGATCGGAAAGGCGGGGGTGCTGGGAAATACCGCTTCCAATATGCTGTGGGGCGGAACGGCCTGCTACAGCGGCGGCTGGGTGTATTACGGATGGCGTGAAGGTATTTACCGCGTAAGGCAGGATGGCAGCGATAAAAAGGCACTGAAAACCGTGAAGAACCGCAATGGATTTTCAAATTTAAACATCTGTAATGGGAAACTTTATATGGTATATGATAAAGCATACGGAACAGGTGGATCAAGCCGTTACATATGCAGTATGAATCTGGACGGCAGCGGATTCAGAGAGATTACGCGTGGCGGAGAACTGGCATCAGCTGACGGGTGGCTGTATTTTACAACGTATAAGACGGACAACTATGGTTTTGACCTGCAGCCGACCGGTATCTATAAAATGAAATTGGACGGAAGTTCCCGTAAAAAAATCTGTACTGCCGAAGCTAACACGTGGGTCCGTGATATTACGACGGACGGTCAGTATGTATTTTATCATAAGGGAGGATATTCCAGGTATACACTCTGCCGCGTGAGCGTGGATGGGGGTGCGGTAAAGACGATCGCAGGGGCACAGCTGCTGGCGCTCGAAAAAGGGAAAATTTATTATTATAACAGGAGTCATGGGTCGGTGTGCAGCAGGACGACGCTTTTTGGCAGCTTCAGTACATTATTCTATGTGAGTGGAAATGAACAGATAAAAGGAGCAAACGCAGATGCGAACTATCTGTATGCCGGAGTGTATAAAAATGGAATTTACCGGTACAGCCTGAAGAGCGGTACCCTGCAGAGGATCCGCAGCTACCGTAATTACGGCGGTGAATTCTACAATGCAGGAAACGTATTCCTGATGGATGAGAATATCCCGTATAACGGAAGTCAGTCATATAACTTTGAGCTGTGTCTGATGGACAAAAATGGAAAATGGATCAAAAGCCTTCATAAATTTTTTAGATCCTGA
- a CDS encoding argininosuccinate synthase has translation MKEKVVLAYSGGLDTTAIIPWLKEHFDYDVICCCIDCGQGNELDGLDERAKLSGATKLYIENIIDEFCDDFIMPCVEAGAVYEHKYLLGTSMARPVIAKRLVEIARKEGATAICHGATGKGNDQIRFELGIKALAPDLKIIAPWRMTDVWTMQSREDEIEYCRQHGIDLPFSADSSYSRDRNLWHISHEGLELEDPANEPNYDHMLVLGVTPEKAPDEGEYVTMTFEAGVPKTLNGKAMKVSEIITELNTLGGKHGIGIVDIVENRVVGMKSRGVYETPGGTILMEAHDQLEELILDRETLETKKKLGSQFAQIVYEGKWFTPLREAIQAFVESTQKYVTGEVKFKLYKGNIIKAGTTSPYSLYNESLASFTTGDLYDHHDASGFITLFGLPLKVRAMKMAETEEK, from the coding sequence ATGAAAGAAAAAGTAGTATTGGCATATTCCGGCGGACTTGATACAACAGCAATCATTCCCTGGTTAAAAGAACATTTTGATTATGACGTTATCTGCTGCTGCATCGACTGCGGACAGGGAAACGAGCTTGACGGCCTGGACGAAAGAGCAAAACTTTCCGGCGCCACAAAGTTATATATTGAAAATATTATCGACGAATTTTGTGATGATTTCATCATGCCCTGCGTAGAGGCAGGTGCTGTATATGAACACAAATACCTGCTCGGCACATCCATGGCACGTCCGGTCATCGCTAAAAGACTGGTTGAAATTGCAAGAAAAGAAGGTGCGACTGCGATCTGTCACGGTGCTACCGGAAAGGGGAATGACCAGATTCGTTTTGAACTTGGAATCAAAGCCCTCGCCCCGGACTTAAAGATCATTGCACCATGGAGAATGACAGATGTGTGGACCATGCAGTCCCGCGAGGATGAGATAGAATACTGCCGGCAGCACGGCATCGACCTTCCATTCTCTGCCGACAGCAGCTACAGCCGTGACCGAAACTTATGGCACATCAGCCATGAGGGTCTTGAGCTGGAAGATCCGGCAAATGAGCCGAACTATGACCACATGCTGGTACTCGGAGTGACTCCTGAGAAAGCTCCTGATGAAGGCGAATACGTGACCATGACTTTTGAAGCAGGCGTTCCGAAAACACTGAACGGCAAGGCTATGAAAGTATCCGAGATCATCACCGAGCTGAACACGCTCGGCGGAAAGCACGGTATCGGCATCGTCGATATTGTGGAAAACCGTGTTGTCGGCATGAAGTCCCGCGGCGTCTATGAAACACCCGGCGGAACCATCCTGATGGAAGCTCATGATCAGCTGGAAGAACTGATCCTGGACCGCGAAACACTGGAGACAAAGAAAAAACTGGGAAGCCAGTTTGCACAGATCGTATATGAAGGCAAATGGTTCACACCGCTGCGCGAAGCAATTCAGGCATTTGTAGAATCTACTCAGAAATATGTGACCGGAGAAGTGAAATTTAAACTGTACAAAGGCAACATCATTAAGGCAGGAACTACTTCCCCGTACAGTCTTTACAATGAATCTTTGGCTTCCTTTACCACTGGTGACCTGTATGATCATCACGATGCATCCGGATTTATCACACTGTTCGGTCTTCCACTGAAAGTCCGTGCGATGAAGATGGCTGAGACCGAAGAAAAATAG
- the argC gene encoding N-acetyl-gamma-glutamyl-phosphate reductase: MIKAGIIGSTGYAGSELVRLLLGHKEVDIAWYGSRSYIDKKYYEVYQNMFQIVENICRDDNMEELAGEVDVIFTATPQGLCASLVNEEILGKTKIVDLSADFRIKDVKVYEEWYKIEHQSPQFLPEAVYGLCEINREDIRKARLIANPGCYPTCSTLSIYPMLKERLIEGSTIIIDAKSGTSGAGRGAKADNLYCEVNENIKAYGVASHRHTPEIEEQLGYAAGAEIRINFTPHLVPMNRGILVTAYASLKREVSYEDIKAVYDNYYSGERFVRVLDKDVCPQTKWVEGSNYVDVNFKIDPRTNRIIMMGAMDNLVKGAAGQAVQNMNLMFGFEEAEGLYQVPMFP; encoded by the coding sequence ATGATAAAAGCGGGAATTATCGGTTCTACCGGTTATGCAGGATCAGAGCTCGTCAGGCTGCTGCTCGGCCATAAAGAAGTGGATATTGCCTGGTATGGTTCCAGAAGTTATATTGATAAGAAATACTATGAAGTTTATCAGAATATGTTTCAGATCGTGGAAAATATCTGTCGTGATGATAACATGGAGGAGCTTGCGGGAGAGGTGGACGTTATTTTTACAGCCACACCGCAGGGGCTGTGTGCATCACTCGTAAATGAAGAAATTCTTGGAAAAACGAAAATTGTGGATCTGAGTGCGGATTTTCGTATTAAAGATGTGAAAGTGTATGAGGAATGGTATAAGATCGAACATCAGTCACCGCAGTTTTTGCCGGAGGCGGTATATGGTCTGTGTGAGATCAATCGCGAAGATATCAGAAAAGCCCGTCTGATCGCGAATCCGGGATGTTACCCGACCTGCAGTACGCTTTCGATCTATCCGATGCTGAAAGAGAGACTGATCGAAGGCAGTACGATCATTATTGATGCAAAGTCGGGAACGTCGGGCGCGGGGCGCGGAGCGAAGGCAGATAATCTTTACTGTGAGGTAAATGAAAATATAAAAGCGTATGGTGTGGCTTCACACCGGCATACACCGGAGATTGAGGAACAGCTCGGTTACGCTGCCGGTGCTGAGATCCGCATTAATTTTACTCCGCATCTCGTGCCGATGAACCGGGGGATCCTGGTGACGGCTTATGCGTCTTTGAAGAGGGAAGTCTCTTATGAGGATATAAAAGCGGTTTACGATAACTATTACAGCGGTGAGCGGTTTGTGAGAGTTCTGGATAAGGATGTCTGCCCCCAGACTAAGTGGGTGGAAGGAAGTAATTATGTGGATGTGAATTTCAAGATAGATCCGCGTACCAACCGTATCATTATGATGGGTGCTATGGATAATCTGGTCAAAGGCGCGGCAGGTCAGGCGGTTCAGAATATGAATCTCATGTTTGGATTTGAGGAGGCGGAGGGCCTGTATCAGGTTCCGATGTTCCCGTAA
- the argJ gene encoding bifunctional ornithine acetyltransferase/N-acetylglutamate synthase produces MKKTEGGVTAAKGFQAAGIAAGIKKGNRKDMAMIYSEKPCVAAGTFTTNVVKAAPVKWDQNQVYHKPFAQAVVCNSGVANACTGEEGYSYCRMTAEIAAGVLGIPEDSVLVASTGVIGAQLPMTNLAQGIEKLVPILSNTLEAGTLAAQAIMTTDTVKKETAVTFEIDGITATVGGMCKGSGMIHPNMCTMLGFVTTDVDISKELLQEALSDVVCDTYNMVSVDGDTSTNDTVLLMANGMAGNAKITEKNEAYDAFKEALHEVNTELAKAIASDGEGATALFEVKVTGARSKEQAVTLSKSIVTSSLTKAAIFGHDANWGRILCAMGYSGAQFDPEKVDLFFESRAGKLKIVENGVALDYSEEEATRILSEKEVTAVADVKMGDATATAWGCDLTYDYVKINADYRS; encoded by the coding sequence ATGAAAAAGACAGAGGGCGGCGTGACGGCCGCAAAAGGATTTCAGGCTGCCGGGATAGCTGCCGGCATTAAAAAGGGGAATAGGAAAGACATGGCGATGATCTACAGTGAAAAGCCCTGTGTGGCTGCCGGTACGTTTACGACGAATGTGGTGAAAGCAGCGCCGGTCAAATGGGACCAGAACCAGGTGTATCATAAGCCGTTTGCACAGGCGGTAGTCTGCAACAGCGGTGTGGCGAATGCGTGTACCGGTGAGGAGGGGTATTCTTACTGCAGGATGACCGCTGAAATCGCAGCGGGTGTGCTGGGTATCCCTGAAGATTCTGTGCTTGTCGCGTCGACGGGCGTGATCGGAGCACAGCTTCCGATGACGAATCTGGCACAGGGAATCGAGAAACTGGTTCCGATACTATCGAATACGTTGGAGGCAGGTACGCTGGCAGCGCAGGCGATCATGACGACCGATACCGTCAAGAAAGAGACGGCTGTTACCTTTGAAATCGACGGTATTACGGCAACGGTTGGCGGTATGTGCAAAGGTTCCGGCATGATCCACCCCAATATGTGTACAATGCTCGGATTTGTGACTACGGATGTGGATATCTCCAAGGAATTGCTGCAGGAAGCGCTGAGTGACGTTGTCTGCGATACCTATAATATGGTTTCAGTGGACGGCGATACCTCTACGAATGATACGGTCCTGCTGATGGCAAACGGGATGGCGGGAAATGCGAAGATAACGGAGAAAAATGAGGCATATGACGCGTTTAAAGAGGCGCTGCACGAAGTGAACACGGAGCTTGCGAAAGCCATAGCATCAGACGGTGAGGGTGCGACTGCTTTGTTCGAAGTGAAAGTGACCGGCGCCAGGAGCAAGGAGCAGGCGGTGACACTCTCGAAATCAATTGTGACTTCCTCTCTCACTAAGGCGGCAATTTTCGGCCATGATGCCAACTGGGGGCGGATCCTGTGTGCGATGGGGTATTCAGGGGCACAGTTTGACCCGGAAAAGGTAGATCTGTTCTTTGAGAGCAGGGCAGGCAAACTTAAAATTGTTGAGAATGGAGTTGCTCTTGATTACAGCGAAGAGGAGGCAACCAGGATTTTATCCGAAAAAGAAGTGACAGCAGTTGCCGATGTGAAGATGGGGGATGCAACTGCTACGGCATGGGGCTGTGACCTGACATATGACTATGTGAAAATTAATGCGGATTATCGTTCATAA
- the argB gene encoding acetylglutamate kinase has translation MVNQMYLDKAEVLIEALPYIQRFNRKIVVVKYGGSAMVDDELKKNVIEDVVLLKLVGFKPIIVHGGGKEISRWVGKVGMEPHFVNGLRVTDADTMEVAEMVLGKVNKELVTLVQSLGIKAVGISGKDGGLLKVDKKLSNGEDIGFVGDIREVNPKILYDLLEKDFLPIVCPVGLDAHFQTYNINADDAACAIAEAINAEKLAFLTDIEGVYRDPSDPDSLISELRVKEAVRLIEQGNVGGGMIPKLKNCIDAISEGVNRVHILDGRIPHSLLLEIFTNKGIGTAILREDEEKFYHEDN, from the coding sequence ATGGTGAATCAGATGTATCTGGATAAGGCGGAGGTGCTGATTGAAGCGCTTCCATATATTCAGCGTTTCAACCGGAAGATCGTGGTGGTCAAATACGGCGGAAGTGCGATGGTTGACGATGAACTGAAGAAGAACGTGATCGAGGACGTTGTACTGCTGAAGCTGGTTGGTTTTAAACCGATCATTGTGCACGGAGGCGGGAAGGAGATCAGCCGCTGGGTCGGTAAGGTAGGAATGGAACCGCACTTTGTGAACGGGCTGCGGGTGACGGATGCAGACACGATGGAAGTGGCGGAGATGGTTCTCGGCAAAGTTAACAAGGAACTTGTCACACTTGTACAGTCCCTGGGTATTAAGGCGGTCGGTATCAGCGGCAAGGACGGCGGTCTGCTGAAAGTGGATAAGAAATTATCAAACGGTGAGGATATCGGGTTCGTCGGGGATATCAGGGAAGTGAATCCGAAGATATTGTATGACCTTCTTGAGAAAGATTTTCTTCCGATTGTGTGTCCGGTTGGACTGGATGCTCATTTTCAGACATATAATATCAATGCGGATGATGCGGCGTGTGCGATCGCTGAGGCGATTAATGCGGAGAAGCTGGCTTTCCTTACAGATATTGAAGGCGTGTACCGTGATCCTTCCGACCCGGACAGCCTGATTTCTGAACTGAGGGTGAAAGAGGCAGTTCGGCTGATCGAGCAGGGAAATGTCGGAGGGGGAATGATTCCGAAGCTGAAAAACTGTATTGATGCGATCAGCGAAGGGGTAAACCGTGTCCATATTCTGGACGGAAGGATACCGCACAGCCTGCTGCTCGAGATATTTACGAACAAAGGTATTGGAACAGCTATTTTACGGGAAGATGAGGAAAAATTTTATCATGAAGACAACTGA